One window of Mesoplodon densirostris isolate mMesDen1 chromosome 15, mMesDen1 primary haplotype, whole genome shotgun sequence genomic DNA carries:
- the OASL gene encoding 2'-5'-oligoadenylate synthase-like protein isoform X2, with protein sequence MAVPPELFVTPASGLNSFVAHCLHPSQEWKKEVLETVQTVEQFLSEQSFQGEHGLDQEFWVLKVVKVGSFGNGTVLRDSSEVELVMLLSGFHSFQEEARHHHDILSLLCEKLKYCQDLLSLQLQDLRLVQGVPSAVAFTIQSWETAEPITVTIVPAYGVLEPSVPNSNPSPEVYVSLIKARSSPGHFSPSFSELQRNFVKHRPTKLKSLLRLVKHWYLEAYHPGSS encoded by the exons ATGGCAGTGCCCCCGGAGCTGTTTGTCACCCCAGCTTCCGGACTGAACTCCTTCGTGGCTCACTGTCTGCATCCCAGCCAGGAGTGGAAAAAAGAGGTGCTGGAGACAGTGCAGACCGTGGAACAGTTCCTGAGCGAGCAGAGCTTCCAGGGGGAGCATGGGCTGGACCAGGAGTTCTGGGTGCTGAAGGTGGTCAAG GTGGGCTCCTTCGGGAACGGCACAGTGCTCAGGGACAGCTCAGAGGTGGAGCTGGTGATGCTCCTGAGCGGTTTCCACAGCTTCCAGGAGGAGGCCAGGCACCACCACGACATTCTGAGCCTGCTATGTGAAAAGCTCAAGTATTGCCAGGACCTCCTGAGCCTCCAGCTCCAGGACCTGAGGCTGGTCCAGGGAGTCCCCTCTGCTGTCGCCTTCACCATCCAGTCCTGGGAGACTGCGGAGCCCATCACTGTCACCATCGTGCCAGCCTACGGGGTCCTGG AGCCTTCTGTTCCCAACTCTAATCCCTCCCCAGAGGTCTATGTGAGTCTGATTAAGGCCCGCAGTTCCCCTGGACATTTCTCCCCATCCTTCAGCGAGCTGCAGAGAAACTTCGTGAAACACCGGCCCACCAAGCTGAAGAGCCTCCTGCGGCTGGTAAAACACTGGTACCTGGAG GCCTATCATCCTGGATCCAGCTGA